The window TTTCCAAATCAGCCACCTTCATCGTCCTTCCAGGAAGGTCTTGCTGACCAGCTGCCGGAATTATCAGCATAGAGCCTCCAGATATTAGCTCTTTGGGGTCAGCCTCAGTTGCTGAGGTGCATGGCCAAGCTCTTACCCTTCTTGGGGCACCCACATCCAGAGAATGGGCAAGGGGAAAGTATGAAGACCAGGCCATTTTAGCCCAATTCAAGACTAGTCTGTCAGGTAATATTCACTCCAGAGCTTGCTGCCAGGTTGGCCAAGGCTAAAATGGTAGTATTATTTCCATCTGTACAGCTAACTTCCTCCGCCCTTTCTCTCTAAACTCTAATTCCGTGTCTGCTGCTGGAGAATTCAAACTACACCATGAAGTAGCTACTGAAAGCACCTTGCAGCCACAGGGCCAAGGgagcaaaaagaaagaagttagTTCCTTCAAGCGCTGGTGGTTTCAGGAGGTCCTCTGAGAGCAGGGCCCAGGACATCTACGGAAGGCAAGTGACCAGCTGCTGCTGGTGCTCCAGCAATGCAGAGGAGAACCACACTGCTAACTCCAGAGCTACCACTGTGATCTCTCAAAGCATCAGTGGTCAGCTGCTGCTTGTACTTCTAATGAAGAATGAGGGTGGTTCTAACAGAGTCAACGAAACTGGAATCCAAAACCACGCTTGGCTACCAACATGTGAGACTAACTATTGGCACACTAGAAGGTAAACTCCCTTCTCTCTTCACCCACCATTCCAGGCTACTTTTACTGGCCCCCCTTTGGCGCAGCTCCCCAGAAAAGAGCTGGAAAAACAGGAATAGGGTATATAGTGGCACATCTTGGACATGACATATTAATAAGAGTACAAAGGTGGGAGGATATTTACAACTGGTAGACATTAGCATACAAATGCGACTTTGCCGTGACTTTGCTCAGGAAACATAAAGAGATGACTTccagagggaaagaaatgaactTTTAATATTGATTAATACACTGAAGAGTAAGTTAAGAATACGATAGGAATCCTTCAGTGAAATATTAATGCCTATGACCCTGCCATGAGAgatctttacatttttcttaaagcAGTCAGACATGCCTAATGCTCCTCTactatttgaaagaaaaactagggatttctttattttttgtgaatGAAGCAGGAGCCTTAGTCACCTtcttcctccacctcctcttcttccatttcttcctctgtcatcaTTTCTGGCTCCTTTTTCCTTATACTCTTCTTACATAGCACAAGGAAGAAACATGCAAATAAACAAATCACAGGAATAAGCCACAGGTGCGTTTTCTCCGTTTTTGTCTGTTCTGCCCCTTCTGCCTGTTCTGGCTCATCTGCCTCAGCTCCCCCACCATCGTGGGAATTACCAGGTGGGCCACTACTATCACTGCCTCCCTTGCCTTCATCCTTGCAGTGAGGAGGTGCCCACCCAGGGTTGCAGTGGCACTGCTGCTTATTATTGCAGATCCCCTTCATGTGGCAGGTCTCAGGATGACAGGTTTGTGACAAAGGAACCATACTGACACACCTGCTATCAATACATATCTTTTTTTGACCACACATTGTGCCATCTTTCACCTGACCGATATCAGGTATGGACATTCCTATGTGATAATCGGTGCCCCAGCAAGTGGTGTCATTGACGTAAAACTGATACACTGTGGAATGTTCAATCAGATTAGGAATTACTCGCACATTTTCACACTGAAGTCTCCCACACAGGATATCAGAGACTGCACATTTTATGTACTCTATGTCACTGATACCACAGTGACCAAATCGATTTCCTTGGGTGTTGATTTCTTCATAGCAACTCGGAGATGCACTCCTTGCATCTTTGCCAAAAATCTCCCTGCACTGTTCATCATGGTTAACACAGTTCTTTTTATAGCAGTAGGCACTGTCActacagggaagcccatcctgcACATATACATCTTCTGGGCACTGATGCGATGTCCCATTGCACCACTCTGGAAGGTCACATTGATTGATCTGTTTTCTGCACAAAGTCCCTGCTGACCTGACCTTGCATTTTTTGCAGCAAGACCCAAAAGCACAAGCAGCTCCAGGCTTCAGAGTGCAATCCGGCAGACAGCAGTGATCACGTGCACACTGGCCTATGGTTCCACAGTCACACTCTTCTCCTTCTTCGACCACTAGGTTCCCACAAGACTTTATCCTAACAATATTTGCTGGATTTGGAGGAGAGTAAAGACAAACCCCATTCCTCATCACATTGTTCCAAAACTCGGCATAACTACAGTTGCTGAATTTATTCGTTACCATTTTGGCAGGATACATTATGCAGAACTGAAGTTCACACACACAAGATTGATTATCATGCAGCATACCTAAATTATGACCAAGTTCATGGGTAACAATAACTGCAAAATCATACAGACTATcatcttcaaaagcatcaactccaCAGTTAAGAGGATACTGGCATACTCCAGCAACATAGGCAAGTCCAAGCTGCCTGCCAAATGATTTCTTTACCAAAAGATGGGCTGCATCATGTGGCAGTCGGTTATCAAGGTTAAAAAACTTCCAAAGAGCAAAATCCTCCAACATTTTATCCATGTTATCAGTGGCAATTAGGTTTCCTTCAGTCCAGATTTCAAGCCCAGTTAAAATTACATGAACATCCAAAGGGTGATACAGGCTATTTATTACATTGACAACATTAGCTATCTCATTTTGTATTACTGACACATTGCTTCCCGAGTGAACAAATCGAAGATTGTCCACAACCACTACCAGCTCAAGAAACCGCAAGTGGGTCCACCAGCCTGTATAAGAACTTTGCATCAGAGTGAAATTATGCAACTCCTGCAACTCCAATTGGCGtgctatttcctcttctgttaaCCCACATCTCATCCGTGGGAACTGAGTATCATCGATGTCTATTCTATACACCTGGTGTTCAAATGTGGCAGAAAACCTAACTGGTTCAATTTCATAAGCAAGATCATTTATCTGTAGTATTCCTCGAAAACCTCCAGAACAGGTGCTGAGGGCAACCAGGGACTTGGGAACACCCTCCACATAGCCATGATAGTAGCAGTCATCAGGAACAAAAGGCTGATCCTGCTGGAGGGAACGCTGGTCTGTGTAGGTGAACACTGGGAGGGGTCTGGAAACTAAGAACTTCTTGACCTTCATGTGGGCAATGTGTCTTTGGCCCCCAAATCTCAGGCTATAGGAGAGCCAGCCTGGAACCTTTGCATTTCTGCCCCAGCCAGTCACCTTCAAGGGGATCACCAACTCTGGGGAAGAGAAGTGCTGGGAAGGCCTGGCCTGAGAGTGACCAGAAATGAACAGACACACCCCAGGCCAGAGCAGCAGAGGAGTGACTCTGAAGTGTACCAGG of the Muntiacus reevesi chromosome 7, mMunRee1.1, whole genome shotgun sequence genome contains:
- the LOC136172656 gene encoding LOW QUALITY PROTEIN: disintegrin and metalloproteinase domain-containing protein 20-like (The sequence of the model RefSeq protein was modified relative to this genomic sequence to represent the inferred CDS: inserted 4 bases in 2 codons), whose amino-acid sequence is MVQFFQDTDPXKDHPCTLNSSEGGARPAVPDAPPSSALSRWLHNDXVAEALVHFRVTPLLLWPGVCLFISGHSQARPSQHFSSPELVIPLKVTGWGRNAKVPGWLSYSLRFGGQRHIAHMKVKKFLVSRPLPVFTYTDQRSLQQDQPFVPDDCYYHGYVEGVPKSLVALSTCSGGFRGILQINDLAYEIEPVRFSATFEHQVYRIDIDDTQFPRMRCGLTEEEIARQLELQELHNFTLMQSSYTGWWTHLRFLELVVVVDNLRFVHSGSNVSVIQNEIANVVNVINSLYHPLDVHVILTGLEIWTEGNLIATDNMDKMLEDFALWKFFNLDNRLPHDAAHLLVKKSFGRQLGLAYVAGVCQYPLNCGVDAFEDDSLYDFAVIVTHELGHNLGMLHDNQSCVCELQFCIMYPAKMVTNKFSNCSYAEFWNNVMRNGVCLYSPPNPANIVRIKSCGNLVVEEGEECDCGTIGQCARDHCCLPDCTLKPGAACAFGSCCKKCKVRSAGTLCRKQINQCDLPEWCNGTSHQCPEDVYVQDGLPCSDSAYCYKKNCVNHDEQCREIFGKDARSASPSCYEEINTQGNRFGHCGISDIEYIKCAVSDILCGRLQCENVRVIPNLIEHSTVYQFYVNDTTCWGTDYHIGMSIPDIGQVKDGTMCGQKKICIDSRCVSMVPLSQTCHPETCHMKGICNNKQQCHCNPGWAPPHCKDEGKGGSDSSGPPGNSHDGGGAEADEPEQAEGAEQTKTEKTHLWLIPVICLFACFFLVLCKKSIRKKEPEMMTEEEMEEEEVEEEGD